In Nitrobacteraceae bacterium AZCC 1564, the following proteins share a genomic window:
- a CDS encoding glycosyltransferase involved in cell wall biosynthesis (product_source=COG0438; cath_funfam=3.40.50.2000; cog=COG0438; pfam=PF13439,PF13692; superfamily=53756): MRILVATDAWHPQVNGVVRTLTMMAEAAASMGVDISFLTPQSFRTVALPSYPDLRLAIPSPGKITRLIQEAHPDNIHIATEGPIGILVRRYCLKWKIPFTTSFHTRFPEYVSARFPIPESWVWAGLRYFHGASHAVMAATPALGQELRSRGFRNVVLWPRGVDAKQFRPMPFDLGLPRPVFLSVGRVAVEKNLEAFLELDLPGTKVVVGDGPARAELEQKFPDAVFLGAMQGEKLANAYAAADVFVFPSKTDTFGLVLLEALASGVPVAALPVSGPLDVIGDAPVGVLSNDLKAACLQALTLSREDCREFALKQTWEVCARAFIDNVNQLRSSDAKGDKRRGILARVRTAA, encoded by the coding sequence ATGCGCATCCTCGTCGCAACTGACGCATGGCACCCGCAGGTCAACGGCGTGGTGCGCACCCTCACCATGATGGCCGAAGCCGCAGCGTCGATGGGGGTGGACATCAGTTTCCTCACGCCGCAGTCGTTTCGTACTGTCGCTTTGCCGAGCTATCCCGATCTGCGTCTTGCCATTCCATCACCGGGCAAGATCACCCGCCTCATCCAGGAAGCGCATCCGGATAACATCCACATCGCGACCGAAGGTCCGATTGGAATTCTGGTGCGGCGTTATTGCCTGAAATGGAAAATTCCGTTCACCACGAGCTTTCACACCCGGTTTCCCGAATACGTCTCGGCCCGATTTCCGATTCCGGAATCATGGGTCTGGGCGGGCTTGCGGTATTTCCACGGCGCCAGTCACGCGGTGATGGCGGCGACACCGGCGCTGGGGCAGGAGCTTCGCAGTCGCGGCTTCCGCAACGTCGTGTTGTGGCCGCGCGGCGTTGATGCGAAGCAATTCCGTCCGATGCCGTTCGATCTTGGACTGCCTCGTCCGGTGTTTCTGTCGGTCGGTCGTGTCGCAGTCGAAAAAAATCTCGAAGCGTTTCTTGAACTCGATCTTCCCGGCACCAAGGTCGTGGTCGGGGATGGCCCGGCGCGTGCTGAACTTGAGCAGAAATTTCCGGATGCGGTGTTTCTCGGCGCGATGCAGGGCGAAAAGCTTGCGAACGCTTATGCCGCCGCCGACGTATTTGTGTTCCCGAGCAAGACTGATACGTTCGGCCTTGTGCTACTGGAAGCGCTGGCCAGCGGCGTGCCGGTAGCAGCTTTGCCCGTATCGGGTCCGCTCGATGTGATTGGTGATGCGCCGGTCGGGGTACTGAGTAACGATTTAAAAGCGGCATGCCTTCAGGCACTAACGCTCTCGCGCGAGGACTGCCGCGAATTCGCCCTAAAGCAGACTTGGGAAGTTTGCGCGCGGGCCTTTATCGACAATGTCAATCAATTGCGGTCATCGGATGCCAAGGGCGACAAACGTCGAGGTATCCTCGCGCGGGTTCGTACGGCAGCCTGA
- a CDS encoding hypothetical protein (product_source=Hypo-rule applied), which produces MSNTAFALSPISARATSPTEADFEAIREAFVETARGRWFLEEYTKRNRNADTALVLDAVARIERTLAAQKELKTEEPQAQPAPDLTETLVAIKAIIAAARDSAEAALSGPPMDEALAPTRKCARVIREIAWGLRESGADGRICTLLDSQVDAINAACDHVPTSGFRDHVLAAFDRAAVQIEQLGTSEEQEAEIRQPEAATVADEARSAAIETIEDTRNVSNNASAQFSNDNIAAAFDATVETSLPGDASSSDVPTDVAADIHSSPAQDTVPVETVDTVTQAPPQPAITLQADAQEGSTPAAQATETGDFGASPPADSEHIPFEAAASEVMTSENLNAKDMASEASDGIALDESLFDLAAESTAHTSSEIEAAVAVQDTASVDVMEPSAAVEASSDVTVETATEEAIQQTTPAPEPEIAASELEQNQHQAIASVAATDEITVVPQVVESLEAMADITIEETASDETLADQNATSETFAVGAQDQLPAGDTPQIAEMAEEPTEPAATVEAVVVPASDAEAGVASDVVSATSSEDTPSIASVETSSVSAKTPLPDNMLGEAIAQNSYSTASMDMPVAVETAPASMANNVMTLAAGPMPDAITPPVSLGASLIASGIVAKPEATRNDPLAAIRRMSHAERIAFFS; this is translated from the coding sequence ATGTCCAATACCGCTTTTGCCCTCTCGCCGATCTCCGCTCGCGCCACCTCTCCCACCGAGGCCGATTTCGAAGCCATTCGCGAGGCGTTCGTCGAGACCGCGCGCGGCCGCTGGTTTTTGGAGGAATACACAAAGCGCAACCGTAACGCGGATACTGCGCTGGTGCTTGATGCCGTCGCACGCATCGAGCGGACGCTGGCAGCCCAGAAGGAATTGAAGACCGAAGAACCGCAGGCCCAGCCGGCCCCCGATCTGACCGAAACATTGGTTGCGATCAAAGCCATCATCGCCGCCGCCCGGGACAGCGCGGAAGCCGCGCTGTCCGGTCCCCCGATGGATGAGGCACTGGCCCCGACGCGCAAGTGCGCCCGCGTGATTCGTGAAATCGCCTGGGGCTTGCGCGAGTCTGGTGCGGACGGCCGCATCTGCACCTTGCTGGACTCCCAGGTCGATGCCATTAACGCCGCCTGCGACCATGTCCCGACGAGCGGCTTCCGCGATCACGTCCTCGCAGCGTTCGATCGCGCGGCAGTGCAGATCGAGCAGCTCGGTACATCCGAAGAACAGGAAGCTGAGATCCGTCAACCGGAGGCCGCTACAGTCGCTGATGAAGCGCGAAGCGCGGCGATCGAGACCATCGAAGATACGCGGAACGTTTCCAATAACGCATCGGCTCAGTTCTCGAATGACAATATCGCGGCAGCATTCGATGCAACGGTAGAAACCTCATTGCCGGGGGACGCATCGTCATCAGATGTACCGACGGACGTGGCGGCCGATATACACTCTTCTCCGGCGCAGGATACGGTCCCCGTCGAGACGGTGGACACGGTGACGCAGGCGCCTCCGCAGCCAGCCATAACCCTGCAGGCCGATGCACAGGAAGGTAGCACGCCTGCCGCCCAGGCGACGGAGACTGGTGACTTTGGTGCGTCGCCCCCTGCGGACTCTGAGCACATTCCGTTCGAAGCCGCTGCATCCGAAGTCATGACTTCGGAAAACCTGAATGCAAAAGATATGGCTTCAGAAGCCAGCGATGGCATCGCGCTGGATGAAAGCCTGTTCGATCTCGCCGCAGAATCGACAGCGCACACAAGCAGCGAGATTGAAGCCGCTGTCGCGGTGCAGGACACGGCTTCGGTCGACGTGATGGAACCATCTGCCGCGGTCGAGGCGTCGTCCGACGTAACGGTTGAAACGGCAACAGAAGAAGCGATCCAGCAAACGACGCCCGCACCAGAGCCCGAAATTGCGGCATCCGAGCTGGAGCAAAACCAGCATCAAGCCATTGCATCGGTCGCCGCCACCGACGAGATTACCGTCGTTCCACAGGTCGTGGAATCCCTGGAGGCGATGGCGGATATCACCATCGAAGAGACTGCTTCCGACGAGACTCTCGCCGATCAAAACGCAACGTCCGAGACGTTCGCCGTTGGCGCACAGGATCAACTGCCTGCAGGTGATACACCGCAAATTGCGGAGATGGCGGAGGAGCCAACTGAGCCTGCTGCGACCGTCGAAGCCGTCGTAGTACCAGCATCCGACGCAGAGGCAGGCGTCGCATCTGACGTGGTTTCCGCGACGTCTTCAGAAGACACACCAAGCATAGCGTCGGTTGAAACGTCTAGCGTGTCCGCGAAAACCCCGCTGCCGGACAACATGCTTGGCGAGGCCATCGCACAGAATTCTTATTCCACCGCGAGCATGGACATGCCTGTCGCGGTCGAGACAGCGCCCGCCTCTATGGCAAACAACGTGATGACCCTTGCGGCAGGCCCGATGCCCGATGCGATCACGCCACCGGTCTCATTAGGGGCAAGCCTGATCGCAAGTGGCATCGTGGCAAAGCCCGAGGCGACGCGTAACGACCCACTCGCAGCCATTCGCCGCATGAGCCACGCCGAACGGATCGCGTTTTTCAGCTAG
- a CDS encoding DNA-binding Lrp family transcriptional regulator (product_source=COG1522; cath_funfam=3.30.70.920; cog=COG1522; pfam=PF01037; superfamily=54909), which produces MVPFFVQIKCKLGQSYAVANALAEAEIASEIYSTAGDYDLLVKFYVETGTDIGHFVNEKVQVIPGIQDTYTIITFKAF; this is translated from the coding sequence ATGGTGCCCTTCTTCGTTCAGATCAAATGCAAACTGGGCCAGTCCTACGCGGTTGCCAACGCGCTCGCGGAAGCCGAGATTGCCTCCGAGATTTATTCGACCGCCGGCGATTACGATCTGCTGGTGAAATTCTATGTCGAGACCGGCACGGACATCGGTCATTTCGTCAACGAAAAGGTTCAAGTCATTCCGGGCATTCAGGACACCTATACCATCATCACCTTCAAGGCATTCTGA
- a CDS encoding hydroxymethylpyrimidine/phosphomethylpyrimidine kinase (product_source=KO:K00941; cath_funfam=3.40.1190.20; cog=COG0351; ko=KO:K00941; pfam=PF08543; superfamily=53613; tigrfam=TIGR00097): MSKPIALTIAGSDSGGGAGIQADLKTFAALGVYGASVITALTAQNTNGVTGIHDVPADFVTAQIDAVFSDLDVKAVKIGMVSRHEVIAAIAAGLDRWSPKSVVVDPVMVATSGDRLLSSDAVDAVRTKLFPRATIITPNLPEAAALLDESVATTEADIERQGRALLAMGCAAVLVKGGHGEGPESVDYLVSRDGIVRLSAARIATKNTHGTGCSLSSAIAANLAKGETLEGAVRQAKTYISAAIARADELGVGHGHGPIHHFHAFEN, from the coding sequence ATGAGCAAACCAATTGCGCTCACCATTGCCGGCTCAGACTCGGGTGGTGGCGCGGGTATTCAGGCCGATCTCAAGACGTTTGCAGCGCTCGGCGTCTATGGCGCCTCGGTGATCACAGCGCTGACGGCGCAAAACACCAATGGCGTGACCGGCATCCATGACGTGCCCGCGGATTTCGTCACTGCGCAGATCGATGCCGTGTTCAGCGATCTTGATGTCAAAGCGGTCAAGATCGGAATGGTCTCGCGGCATGAGGTGATTGCCGCGATTGCCGCGGGCCTCGATCGTTGGTCGCCGAAGTCTGTCGTGGTCGACCCAGTGATGGTGGCGACATCGGGTGATCGGCTCTTATCGTCTGATGCTGTCGATGCCGTGCGTACAAAGCTGTTTCCACGCGCCACCATCATCACGCCGAACCTGCCGGAAGCGGCAGCGCTGCTCGATGAAAGCGTTGCGACGACTGAGGCAGACATCGAGCGTCAGGGCAGGGCTCTGTTGGCCATGGGATGCGCCGCGGTTCTCGTCAAAGGCGGCCACGGAGAGGGCCCGGAGAGCGTGGATTATCTAGTAAGCCGAGACGGTATCGTCCGCCTGTCGGCCGCCCGTATCGCCACGAAGAACACTCACGGGACCGGCTGCTCTCTGTCCTCCGCCATCGCGGCAAATTTGGCGAAAGGCGAGACGCTGGAAGGAGCGGTTCGCCAGGCCAAAACCTATATCAGCGCAGCCATCGCCAGGGCCGACGAGCTCGGCGTCGGCCACGGTCATGGCCCGATCCACCATTTCCATGCCTTCGAGAACTAA
- a CDS encoding phosphatidylethanolamine/phosphatidyl-N-methylethanolamine N-methyltransferase (product_source=KO:K00570; cath_funfam=3.40.50.150; cog=COG2226; ko=KO:K00570; pfam=PF08241; superfamily=53335): MTSTDLDKSVVETAYARWAPIYDAVCGPVMVKGRRAAAAAARAIGGKILEVGVGTGLSFDDYDSRTEITGIDMSAPMLEKARQKMASGKYPFVKAVHQMDAHNMTFEDATFDCVVAQFVITLVANPERVLSECHRVVKPGGRIILVNHLYSEVGVAAAVERWAAQKTRALGLRPEFPFSRLQAWAQSNDNTTLVERRKVAPFGIYTLVCFERTASSQAA, from the coding sequence ATGACGTCCACCGATCTCGACAAGTCCGTCGTTGAAACCGCCTATGCTCGCTGGGCGCCGATTTACGATGCGGTCTGCGGACCGGTGATGGTGAAGGGTCGCCGCGCTGCTGCCGCCGCGGCGCGCGCCATCGGCGGAAAAATTCTGGAAGTCGGGGTCGGAACCGGACTGTCGTTCGACGACTACGACAGCCGTACGGAGATCACCGGCATCGACATGAGCGCGCCGATGCTGGAGAAGGCCCGGCAGAAAATGGCGAGCGGGAAGTATCCGTTCGTGAAGGCCGTCCACCAGATGGACGCGCATAACATGACCTTCGAGGACGCCACCTTCGACTGCGTCGTGGCGCAGTTCGTCATCACGCTGGTGGCCAATCCAGAGCGGGTCCTGTCCGAATGCCACCGCGTGGTGAAGCCGGGCGGCCGCATCATCCTCGTCAACCATCTTTATTCGGAGGTCGGCGTGGCCGCCGCCGTCGAGCGTTGGGCTGCGCAGAAGACTCGCGCGCTGGGTCTGCGTCCCGAATTTCCCTTCTCCCGGCTGCAGGCTTGGGCGCAATCAAACGACAACACCACCCTTGTTGAGCGGCGCAAAGTTGCTCCGTTCGGCATTTACACGCTGGTTTGTTTCGAGCGTACCGCCAGCTCACAGGCAGCCTGA
- a CDS encoding threonine dehydratase (product_source=KO:K01754; cath_funfam=3.40.50.1100; cog=COG1171; ko=KO:K01754; pfam=PF00291; superfamily=53686) has protein sequence MTESSLPTISDVDVAARVLAPVAVRTHLISSPALDAVTGARVFLKPEVLQRTGSFKFRGAYNKLASVPDGSRKAGVVAFSSGNHAQGVAAAAQILKMPATIVMPSDAPVSKIARTKGYGAEVVLYDRDKEDRDQIARDIATKRGATLVPPFDDPWVIAGQGTVGREIAEDLAALGIVPDIVSAPASGGGLMAGIGLATKAKFTDVQLITSEPAGFDDHARSLSAGHREPHRAEGRTICDALMASIPGELTFAINHKLGARGVTATDDEVGKAIAFAFRELKLVVEPGGAVALAALLAGRMDAKGKTVAIVLSGGNIDADLYARLIQENP, from the coding sequence ATGACCGAGTCTTCTCTCCCGACAATTTCCGATGTCGATGTCGCCGCTCGTGTTCTCGCACCTGTTGCTGTGCGGACACACCTGATTTCATCTCCTGCGTTGGACGCCGTCACAGGGGCGCGCGTGTTCCTCAAGCCGGAAGTCCTGCAGCGGACCGGATCTTTCAAATTCCGCGGCGCCTACAACAAGCTTGCATCAGTACCGGATGGGTCTCGCAAAGCGGGCGTTGTCGCTTTCTCGTCCGGAAACCATGCGCAGGGCGTCGCCGCGGCGGCGCAAATCCTCAAGATGCCGGCGACGATCGTCATGCCGTCCGATGCGCCGGTCTCCAAGATCGCACGAACCAAGGGCTATGGCGCGGAAGTCGTGCTCTATGATCGTGACAAGGAAGATCGCGATCAGATCGCCCGCGACATCGCAACGAAGCGCGGAGCTACGCTCGTGCCGCCGTTCGACGATCCATGGGTCATCGCAGGCCAGGGCACGGTTGGCCGCGAAATCGCCGAAGACCTCGCCGCGCTCGGTATTGTACCGGACATTGTCTCCGCCCCTGCATCGGGCGGTGGATTGATGGCCGGGATTGGGCTTGCGACCAAGGCGAAGTTCACAGATGTCCAGTTGATCACATCCGAGCCGGCAGGCTTCGACGATCACGCGCGCTCGCTGAGCGCCGGGCACCGCGAACCTCATCGTGCTGAAGGCCGCACCATCTGTGATGCGCTGATGGCGTCGATCCCGGGTGAATTGACATTCGCGATCAACCACAAGCTCGGCGCGCGTGGCGTGACGGCGACAGATGACGAAGTCGGCAAGGCCATTGCCTTTGCCTTCCGTGAGCTGAAGCTGGTAGTCGAGCCGGGTGGGGCGGTTGCTCTTGCAGCGTTGCTTGCGGGTCGCATGGATGCCAAGGGCAAGACCGTCGCTATTGTGCTCTCAGGCGGCAATATCGACGCCGACCTGTATGCGCGGCTGATCCAAGAAAATCCCTGA
- a CDS encoding L-alanine-DL-glutamate epimerase-like enolase superfamily enzyme (product_source=COG4948; cath_funfam=3.20.20.120,3.30.390.10; cog=COG4948; ko=KO:K19802; pfam=PF02746,PF13378; smart=SM00922; superfamily=51604,54826), which yields MITVPLKLHAHIERWPIAGGFTISRGAKTEAIVIVAEVSRAGQTGRGECVPYARYGETPEGTLAAIQAMQAAIEGGMDRQTLQQRMPAGAARNALDCALWDLEAKAAGQRIWDVMIGHSAPRPLTTAYTISLGTPQTMAEATAKAAHRPLLKIKLGGEGDEARIAAVRQAAPKSELIVDANEAWTDADLERHLAACAEASVTLIEQPLPAGHDQALARIARPVAVCADESVHDRASLEGLRERYDAINIKLDKAGGLTEALAMADAAKALGFDLMVGCMVATSLAMAPAMVVAQEARVVDLDGPLLLTKDRDNGLRYEGSTVYPPDAALWG from the coding sequence ATGATAACTGTGCCCTTGAAGCTCCATGCCCACATCGAGCGCTGGCCTATAGCCGGCGGCTTCACCATTAGCCGGGGCGCGAAAACAGAAGCTATCGTAATTGTGGCGGAGGTAAGTCGTGCCGGCCAAACAGGACGTGGCGAATGCGTTCCCTATGCGCGCTATGGTGAGACGCCTGAGGGAACCCTGGCGGCGATCCAAGCCATGCAGGCGGCTATTGAGGGCGGCATGGACCGGCAGACGCTCCAGCAGCGCATGCCCGCGGGAGCGGCGCGAAACGCGCTGGACTGCGCCCTGTGGGACCTGGAGGCCAAGGCAGCCGGACAACGTATCTGGGACGTGATGATCGGACACTCCGCCCCCCGCCCCCTCACCACTGCCTACACCATTTCGCTGGGGACGCCGCAGACCATGGCCGAGGCGACAGCAAAGGCCGCGCACCGGCCCCTGCTCAAGATCAAGCTAGGTGGCGAGGGCGACGAGGCGCGGATCGCCGCCGTTCGGCAAGCTGCTCCCAAATCCGAGTTGATCGTGGACGCCAACGAAGCCTGGACCGATGCTGATCTCGAACGTCACCTCGCGGCCTGCGCTGAGGCCAGCGTCACCCTGATCGAGCAACCGCTACCTGCGGGGCACGATCAGGCCCTGGCGCGGATCGCAAGGCCGGTCGCCGTCTGCGCCGATGAGAGCGTGCATGATCGCGCCTCGCTGGAAGGCCTGCGCGAACGGTACGACGCCATCAACATCAAGCTCGACAAGGCCGGCGGACTCACCGAGGCCTTGGCCATGGCCGATGCAGCCAAAGCGCTCGGCTTCGACCTGATGGTCGGGTGCATGGTGGCAACATCGCTGGCCATGGCCCCGGCGATGGTTGTCGCGCAGGAGGCGCGGGTGGTCGATCTCGACGGACCGCTGCTGCTGACCAAGGACCGCGACAACGGCCTGCGTTACGAAGGCAGCACGGTCTATCCGCCCGATGCTGCGTTGTGGGGGTAA
- a CDS encoding UDP-2,3-diacylglucosamine pyrophosphatase LpxH (product_source=COG2908; cath_funfam=3.60.21.10; cog=COG2908; pfam=PF12850; superfamily=56300), translating to MERQTMSDSSPERRFRTLFISDVHLGARGSQCDRLLDFLRVHDADMIYLVGDIIDGWALKSNWHWPQSHNDFVQKMLRRVRKGARILYIPGNHDEFLRSYYGTHFGGVEVVEQAIHEGVDGKRYLVIHGDIFDLVVQNARWLAHLGDKAYDFAIQMNRLVNAFRKLFGVPYWSLSQWAKLKVKNAVNYIGAFEQTLAGEAKRHGADGVICGHIHYATIRDENGIRYMNCGDWVESCTALVEHEDGRFEILTWTGPLQRPQPVPRVATAKAA from the coding sequence ATGGAAAGACAGACGATGAGCGATAGCAGTCCGGAACGACGCTTTCGCACCCTGTTTATCTCCGACGTTCATCTCGGAGCTCGTGGTTCGCAGTGCGACCGTCTTCTTGATTTTCTCCGTGTCCACGATGCCGACATGATTTATCTGGTCGGCGACATCATCGACGGATGGGCGCTGAAGTCCAATTGGCACTGGCCGCAATCGCATAACGACTTCGTGCAGAAGATGCTTCGCCGCGTTCGCAAGGGCGCGCGCATCCTCTACATTCCAGGTAATCACGACGAGTTTCTGCGCTCCTATTACGGAACGCATTTCGGCGGTGTCGAAGTCGTCGAACAGGCGATCCATGAAGGTGTCGATGGCAAGCGCTACCTGGTGATCCACGGCGATATCTTCGACCTCGTGGTGCAGAATGCGCGCTGGCTCGCGCATCTCGGCGACAAAGCCTACGACTTCGCGATCCAGATGAATCGGCTTGTCAACGCGTTCCGCAAGCTGTTCGGCGTGCCGTACTGGTCGCTGTCGCAGTGGGCGAAGCTGAAGGTCAAGAACGCCGTGAACTACATCGGTGCGTTCGAACAGACTCTTGCCGGCGAAGCCAAGCGCCACGGCGCGGATGGCGTGATCTGCGGCCACATTCACTACGCAACGATCCGTGACGAAAACGGCATCCGCTACATGAACTGCGGCGACTGGGTCGAAAGCTGCACCGCCTTGGTCGAACACGAGGACGGCCGTTTCGAAATCCTGACCTGGACTGGGCCGCTGCAGCGGCCGCAACCGGTCCCGCGCGTAGCGACGGCGAAGGCCGCTTGA
- a CDS encoding PPP family 3-phenylpropionic acid transporter (product_source=KO:K05820; cath_funfam=1.20.1250.20; ko=KO:K05820; pfam=PF12832; superfamily=103473; transmembrane_helix_parts=Inside_1_20,TMhelix_21_43,Outside_44_52,TMhelix_53_75,Inside_76_95,TMhelix_96_118,Outside_119_145,TMhelix_146_168,Inside_169_172,TMhelix_173_195,Outside_196_214,TMhelix_215_237,Inside_238_243,TMhelix_244_266,Outside_267_270,TMhelix_271_293,Inside_294_299,TMhelix_300_322,Outside_323_336,TMhelix_337_359,Inside_360_365,TMhelix_366_385,Outside_386_397) translates to MSTSESQKHPAGQSVARRFAIGTSLFYASTLGVVGTYLPFFPVWLKAIGVDASWIGIITAVPSFSRFTVLPFVTAFAERRQILRETMMTMAFVTALGFSVVGTLHHPLAILIVFSLTACTWTPLGPLTDGYALKGVARYGLDYGPMRLWGSAAFIVGAMACGWLVDILDSKNLIWTIVAVAFLSATVSLCLMPLDAATKGTASRQRASGLLRKPLFLSIIGASALIQASHAAYYIFASITWQNAGLGGLTIAGLWSLGVLAEIVIFAISPRFTVSPAILIIIGAISGVVRWVVTAMEPRIEVLTAVQLLHGLTFGITQVGTVALLVRSVPHHLLASAQGYLVATIGAVNSLAMVLSGLIYARVGEGVYYVMALMALAGGLIMAVVRTRLDAQPSLTH, encoded by the coding sequence TTGAGTACCAGCGAATCACAAAAGCACCCGGCCGGGCAATCCGTCGCGCGTCGATTCGCGATCGGAACGAGCCTGTTTTATGCCTCGACGCTGGGCGTGGTTGGAACATATCTGCCGTTCTTTCCGGTCTGGCTGAAAGCCATCGGCGTCGATGCCTCATGGATCGGCATTATCACAGCAGTGCCGTCGTTTTCCCGTTTCACTGTGCTGCCGTTTGTCACCGCCTTTGCCGAGCGCCGGCAGATTTTGCGCGAGACGATGATGACGATGGCGTTTGTGACGGCACTCGGGTTTTCCGTGGTCGGCACGCTGCATCACCCGCTTGCAATCCTGATCGTATTTTCGCTGACCGCCTGCACATGGACGCCGCTCGGCCCGCTGACGGACGGTTACGCACTGAAGGGCGTAGCCCGTTACGGTCTCGACTATGGTCCGATGCGGTTATGGGGATCAGCGGCGTTTATCGTCGGCGCAATGGCGTGTGGATGGCTGGTCGATATCCTGGATTCGAAAAACCTAATCTGGACCATCGTCGCGGTCGCGTTTCTCAGTGCGACTGTCAGTCTCTGCCTTATGCCGCTAGATGCGGCCACCAAAGGAACGGCATCGCGGCAGCGCGCCAGCGGATTGCTGCGCAAGCCGCTGTTTCTGTCGATTATCGGCGCGTCGGCGCTGATCCAGGCGAGCCATGCGGCGTATTACATCTTTGCTTCGATCACTTGGCAGAATGCAGGGCTCGGCGGGCTGACCATCGCGGGGCTCTGGTCTCTGGGCGTGCTGGCTGAGATCGTCATTTTCGCCATCTCGCCACGTTTCACCGTATCGCCTGCGATCCTCATCATCATCGGCGCGATCAGTGGTGTCGTCCGTTGGGTTGTCACTGCTATGGAGCCGCGCATTGAGGTGCTCACGGCAGTGCAATTGCTGCACGGACTGACGTTCGGCATCACTCAGGTCGGCACCGTCGCGCTGCTCGTTCGCAGCGTACCGCATCATCTGCTGGCGAGCGCACAAGGTTATCTCGTGGCCACCATTGGCGCGGTCAATTCGTTGGCGATGGTGTTATCCGGCTTGATCTACGCGCGCGTTGGCGAGGGCGTCTATTACGTCATGGCGCTGATGGCGCTTGCCGGCGGACTCATTATGGCGGTGGTGCGTACGCGCCTTGATGCACAGCCGTCACTTACGCATTAG